DNA from Bactrocera dorsalis isolate Fly_Bdor unplaced genomic scaffold, ASM2337382v1 BdCtg350, whole genome shotgun sequence:
tatcatggcgcgataacgatcgAACACCAAACAGttattttttctgtatgaaatagCAACTCTTGAGTCTCTTCAGGCTTATCTTCGTCCTAAATGCGGAAATTTTTCCTGTTTAtatatccattgagccagaaacggACCTCACCGCTGAACAatatttggctcaaaaacgtcggatcttcttggaatttttcaagagccgatagagcgaaacgatgtcacttgggaagatcaagcagcttcagttcttgcacaagctgtatctTGAACGCTTTCATTCCATACGTCTTCGGCTCCGAATAGACTCTTCACGATCTTCATGTACTCTTTTTctttgccaaacaatactgaacaaaaatgacTTGATAGCTTGACACGACTGTCATCTATGATAAAACTCATTCTTTttgtatgtggcatgataatagttaataaataGAATCGGGTCGGTACTTtcccaactcccatatatgtactatgtatagtataatgattttcgttgtTCTTGCATTATTCTTTATGCCGAATATCGGTCAGGGTATGTGTTATAtatagtgtatgtatatattggattccgatcctctagTTGACGTATTACACCTTAAgttatttccctggctttgattcttgcaagaatataaaatgttcgattacacCCGGACTAGACCTTCTTACTTGTTTTGATTGGTTTCTTAATCTAAGCTTTAATAACTACTGGAACTCGtatgcaaaaacaatttaaataattgaagaaAGGTCATTGACACCTTAATAAAACTTGCGCCAACTTCTGGGCACCAATTCcagtaaatatattcaataactATTTTTAGTATAGTTTTGTTACAATTTTAACTAAATACCGACATTATTAATGGATAAGTCTTTAAACATTTTCACGCATATTTAAATCCGTTATGTTATGCCCTGCATCCATACCACAGACGAGTATCTATGTTGTTCTAGATAGGAGACTTCATATTAATCAACGAAAATACGCGATTTGCTCACGTACACATATTTTCGTAGATAGGACAAAAGGGAGAAAagtatgaaatttcaaaatctcaAGGTCAATAGAATATCAAGTTCAATGCCCGGACATTTACGTGATATTTGAAGTTCAAATGGCACTCAACTTTGCTttgtttgctttcttttttttttgtaactttttcctTACACTTCTTTCGTGACATTTATTTATAGTTCAATTTTAGTTACCAATAAAAGTGGtctgaaaacttaaaaaaaaattccattcgATTTTAAATGGAATAGAAATTTACATAGCGACTAGTTTCGAGCCTATTGTTTCGCACAAAAGATGAAAGCGAATGAACAAGACCACTTAGCACTCACGTAGATAGAATGTGGTTAccgcaaatttaaataaactaaaaataaaaacacaaatgaaTTTCATTTCGAATGCAGAAAAGAAACTACAGATATtgtcataaaatttgttaatttatttgagGTTATATAGCACGTTACACGTGTATTTGCAATTCGGATTTCGAGAAACGAATGTTTAGcgcttaaattgtttttataaatcagtaatttctttaaatatgattataaaacaaatatgtatatatatatgtatatcatctgATTAAACTTAACCTGGACTGgttcatttaattttctcatCCAGTATTAGTAGAATTTTGGGTACCATACTGTATGAGAAAACATTCTATTAGGATCGCGAGACATCGAAAACATCGTGTTAGCAGAAAAATGCCAGACTCAAGGTATCACATGGACcaacacaatatattttttattaaactcaaATTCGAAAAACTTTAAAACACACATTGTGTCATAGCATTTAGTGCTGGAAAGGAGAGATTTTAAGCCTCATTCAaccagaaaaattaaattcggggaagttgaataaaaaagttacaactgttcaaaaattagggaaaataatgaagaaattcgttatattttgaaatttttgtataaaagaagGAAGAATGctacgcaagccaccaatgaaatttgtgatgTTTCCGATGTTGTATCAGTTCATCTAGCAAAACAATGGTTcgttcgcttccgttctggaaatttcgaaatttcgtttTACACTGAaggaataatgtctttagagtCCGAATAGCAAAAAGTGGCTGCAAGTCCAGAATTATACAAAACCacacgctgaacccaattttcgatcattttcaagcataaatcagccgatactgctgcaatttcacattCGATATTCCTACGAAGTTcctcaatcgtcgctggcttgttggcatagtcTATAAACTTGACTTAGCCCCACAGGAAACAGTCTAACGGCAACAAATCGCATGACCGAGGCGGTCAATTGACtgagccatttcgtgagataacaatttcaccaaactaggttttcaataaatctaatGTGAGACTCGGTGTGCGGCTGTGGCACCGTactgttgaaaccacatattgtccaagttcatatcatccaattttggccaaaaatattcggttatcaatgagcggtcttgatcatcacggaagaagtacggcccaatgacgccgccggcccataaaccgcaccaaaccgtaattttttcgggatgcaatgatgactcatggagtacgtatggattgctgcctgaccaataacgcctatttttcttattgacgaagccagaAATGAGCCCCGTCGCtcattcgatgaaaatccggataattttcaagttgttgctcagcccaattcacgaacatacaaTGATTCTGGTAGTCAAACGGCTTCAGCTCTTACGTCTTGttaggatgtaggccaagatcttttcgcaaaattcaccacaacaacgtcacagagatgcccaacgcttgagaccGACGTGTGAGAAACTGATtcgggtcttcctcaattgatgcgcttgCGGCAGCAATATTCCTGACCTGTTGATCTGActggacgattatgacgactatAAATTGAATGTAGCGCTGTTGAAGTTGAAGCCACTGACTTCGAATTTCggtaaaaacatttaataatttcgactagttgttggatcgtatacatatctttccataatgaaatggcaaacctttcTGAAGAGAAATGCCAGAAGAGTGAGAAAAGTGGTTAGAAACCCTTGAACTAATTGAAGAACTATTTATACAGTTACCACAACAACATTTTATTCCGATTACATATTCTATATGCAAGGTATACCTTTTCTTTGCTTTGTCAGGTTACTTCGTTTTTGATAAACGAAAGATTGATTCCTAAAACGAAATCTAACCATAtttcatacacatatttttattgtaaatgcttactaaaattatttatagctTCACAAGCGCACCACTTATTCATAATTGAAGCTGTGCCATTAATCAAAGTCAACTTAGTATTCTAATTGGTTGAATTTGTTGACTAATCTCCGCACAAATATCCAAAGCAACAGGTGCGAagaacataaattttaaaattgacgTTAGTCCGAAAAAAGGTGTGTAGTACGCCCGGCTTAAAGCTTAACAAATAAGCCACCCGCAGTAGCTTATTAAAGCAGGCAGCATGGTAACGAAGGATCGGTGGCAGTGTGAGCCATTTCAGACATGTTACGATTAGCCAATAAGAAACAAGATCAGCATCGCTCTAGCTGCTGCGGCAATGATCAGTATGCCGGGCATGAAAAACGGCAGTTTGTTTGCAATTtgcacattttaaatattaaatagacacaaatacatatgtatgtctatttaGTAGCTCAAGGAAGTACAATAAAATAAGCATCAAGCTATTTTAGCACGCTTCGCGACAAATTCCATAATTAATCGGTATTATTTAGcttaaaaacttgaaattaagtAAGATGAATTATGAATGTGGTCAATATTTCAATTCTTTATCTACAAAAATGACTTATTAGAGAGCTATTGGTATTAATTTTAACACGCTGTCGAAATCAAACTTTACGAGGGCGTTCTCGACAACAACTCGATCGACGTTGACACTCGCAACtttattaaatcattttttgtgtctcaaataaataaattaatatccggttatcaattaaaaaaaaaaaaaacttatatgcatttcttaaaaaaaaaaacaaaaacacatgaaatagattttgaaaaatatttaagcattTAGCTACGGGATTATATAACAAACGCTTCTACAActacaaattttttgtatgaaaaagacattttcaatttaaaaatttattattcataaCTCTATTTTTTGGCAACAGGCGGAAATAGAAGACACAACATCCGCATATATACCGTTATGTGTGTAACACAAACCCTTTCGTGGCGGCCATTAAAACTCCTAAATGACGTCAGCTTTGACCATAACTAAAGGCAAACTGTAAATATCTAATTTCAAGAAATCGTTACTActtttatttaagtaaatttacttttaacttaaaacaaatattttaaatataatacctGACTCAGGAAATATCTGCGTTAAAAGAGCTGGTAAAACTACATTAGCtaagaaaattggaaaaagttgCCATTTAGCGAATACACAAACCTTTCAGACAGGTTGTATGCTAACTTCAACAAACGggaattgatttattttcggatgtagaaaaaaattaatgaataaactttaataatttactaaaaatttttttaaacatactcattattaaaatttttagtagtATTTCGACAaactcaataaattaattattaaataattatttatttacaactttaaaaatgtaattgttATGTTTGGGCAAAGCAACTCTGTAGCAAATGCAACCATATAAATGCTTTTTGACAGCTGCCAATTGGTAGCAACACAATCCACCACTCCCAAATAGAAAATACCAACAGTGcattaatcaaaacaatttttcgGTTTGCAAGCTAAAGCATGCAAAAATCTTCGCATATCGCACGCCAGGACTCACAAGAACAATTGCCGACCACACACTACAAAGTAGTTGTACCATCAATGAAGCGTCGTACATTGGCAGGCACCTGTGGCGTTGGTGTGTTTGTGATTGCATTCGTTGCGATTGTCATCTCATTCGCCACACCCAATTGGCTGGCAAGTGATGACCGGATCACTGGTGCTAAACTGAATCGTCTAGGATTATGGGTACATTGTTTTCGATCACTGCCCGATGTGAATGATGATAGTCAACGCCGTTTTTTCGTCGGCTGTCGCTGGGTGTATGACCCCTTCACAACGGGCTACGATGAAATTCGCGGATTTTTGCTGCCTGCATTCATGATTGCAACACAATTTTTCTACACACTTGCATTTATTGGAGCGCTAGTATCATGCGTGGGCGTCTTGGTATTCTTCCTCTGTGCTGGACCGGACCAAAAACACTTTGTAACTCTTATAAAGTTAATAGGGTATGTAATGTTGGGTACAGGTGTGAGTGCAgctattgctgttattgtttttgcttgttttggCAATCGTAATGGCTGGATGCCGGAACACGCCAACAATTGGTTCGGTTGGTCATTTGTGCTAGCATGCGTTGGAACAGTATTTTCTTTGGTGACAGGAATTCTATTCCTTACTGAACAAAACGTACAAGCGAAAAAGCGCAAACAATTCAAAGAATCTCAAACACGTTTTGAATTAGTACAAGGCAAGGCCTAGTGGTGGAGTCATCTTTCGACAGAGGAACTTAGTTTGCTTATGCACAGGAGCAGTCGCGAAAGAAAACGATTGTGCGGAAAAATGCAACATAGTTCCACAAGTTTTACGAAAGAAATGTAAAAGTATTTTAAGGATAAAAAAGACACGACTTCAAACattctataatatttaaaaacgaaatctAAGCATGCAGTAATGCATGTGCCTAAATTCCGTccatttaaaggaaaaaaacgaCCAGTTCtaagttaaaaagtttttttacatgtacaacttcaactttttttgaagAGCTCGAAGCAATAAAACGCGAAATAATAGTCGTAAGTTTATGCAATTCACACAAGGTTAAATCGTATCGTatagttataaaaaaagttcTCATAATTCAGCACAAATGGCCAAAAACGCAGTTGGTACTTATGACATGCATTTACGTACATATTAACTTGCAGTATATTTATAGTCACTTAAGACTGCCTTAAAGaagaaaaacttttgcatttgtgtcCAACAACGAATTTTAACTAGAATCTCAACttgcatatataattttaaaataaaaaacgaaaatagcGTTAGCCATTTGTACTGATTATGTGTATTTGCACAATCATAATTTGGAAATTCACATTAGAACCAATTGTAATATGAAAACACAGGTATGTAAGCAAACATGCATTAGTGTTAACATCACGAATTGCTTTTAGAACAATACATATCTCTCTATTAACGTCCACGAATATTAAATAACCATGTgccttaagtaaaaattgttaaatgtagtatacatatgtatctaagaATGAAGTAATTAAGAAGTATACGCGAATTGTGTGCGTCGTTCTGCTACAAAATTGCATAAACTTTCATTGCTTTTTTGTGTTCGCACAACCTATTCATaggcatataattaaatatagacATATAGTAAGTAGACGGTTGAATAAGCACAAATCATGATTTAATATGTTGCAACACAAAATTGTTAAAGCATTGGAGgcgcacaaaataaaaatcgacaTATATAgccttttttgtatatatgtatctacacaTAGTGCCTTAAAAACAATATtgtacaaatatacaagtaaatacCTAATAATCATTCCAAATTTTCGATAAACATACCAATGTGTAAATTGTTTTGTACCTTTTAAATCATAATAGAAagtttaaatgtatttaaattattaatgcaGTAAAATGTTTACATCTACTCAACAAAATCCATACGTAGTacattctataataatatatatatatatacaactatAATAATATATCATGTTTACATCTTATAAACCGGCGATGTCACACTTCGAATACGATATCTTTGCAAAGATTTTTgtccattttaaattttataattcgcTTCTACTTGATCATTAATAAAGGAAATAAAACTAGTATGATTGTGTGATTTTTCATTGTTCTTAATATTttcactacaaaaaaaaaaaacatttgtttgctTGATTTATATGAGAACTTTTAGTGGGAAGTTTATAAACAGCGTGAGATATTAACAGTACACAGTTAGAAGGACAATCAtggtaagtacatacatacttttttcaatagctatacttgtaatttgaaaatatgtacgttggatattcaaatttttgaccTTATAAACTCAAGAACCTTGGTCCATAAATGACttatgttaaaatcgtgctttgGCTCGTGGACTTACAACTCAGGCCAgttaattacaataacaacatcaaaaacatattattgttttataattattatcgaAATCATTTTTAGAAATATGCTTCAAATGTTAAAAATGTACACGGCAACTTTTTTCCACATTGTGCTCTTCACCTATAGATGTCGCTTTATTGACATTTCGTAGAACTGATTTCATAGTTGCTGCATTTGTTTTGTCCAATCCGATTATTGCAGTtaagaactaaaaaaattatggaatttcCACCGTGTCCAGCATCTTTAAAACAAATCCAGCATTTCCTGAAGATCGCACAGGAGCATGATTCGCGTGATATTGTTGTGGCGTATTGGGCGCGGCTCTACGCTCTACAAATTGgattaaaaatatcaaagcaACAACCAGATGAAACCAAATTACTATTGGGTGCGTAATTTTTGTGCAAGGGGTGTAGAGGAGATCAAATATTGACGTAAAAGTGACTCACTTTTGTTTTGATTCTAGCAATAATGGATTGGTTGGAAAACACGAAGAAGCAGCAAACAGAAAATGAAGCAATTACTAACGAGGTAGCGGCACAGGCACATTTAGAAAATTATGCTTTAAAACTATTCCTTTACGCTGATAAACAAGACCGTGACTCAAATTTCGGCAAGTGAGTACCACCAGTGccgtaatatacatatttaagaaaatttttaaacaaagctttattcaattcaatattACTTTTATAGAAATGTGGTAAAAGCATTCTACTCCAGTGGTGTCATCTACGATGTACTCCAAACATTTGGTGAACTCTCCGAAGAATCTATACACAATCGAAAATATGCCAAATGGAAGGCAGCATACATTCACAATTGCCTCAAAAATGGCGAGACGCCCATACCCGGTCCAATGCCAGATGGTGATGATGAGTTCGCACCGGAAGGTGGTGCCATAGGTGGAAATGGTGGTGGTTCAGCTGATGGTGAAGGTGATCCTGAAATCACTGCTATACCACAAGATCCACCAGCAGAGGAAGAAGTTGGTCTAGCACCGATACCAGATCCTTCACCACCGCAGAGCCCTCCACCTACCGTTGATGAGGTTCTGAATAATCCAAACAAGTTACCAAGTCCACCAGTCGATGAAGAGAAACCTGGTGGCTTCGAGCCTTATGTACCGCAAGCGCAGCCAAGTCGAATATACATACCACCAACACCCGTTGCCGATTTGCAATTAACACCAGAACAAATAATGAAAGCGCAAAAATACACGAAATATGCTGGCACTGCTCTCAATTTTGATGATGTTAAAACAGCTATTGATAATTTGCAAAAAGCTTTAAAACTTTTAACAACAGGTGAAGATAGTTAAATGATTGCAAAAACGGTATTACTGCTTTAcaattaacatatgtatgtagttgcgcTATGCTTATATGTCATATAGTTAACgaaattcactaaatttgtttataaaataaccGCTGTAGTAAGTACTAAAAACCAATTATTGTATGGAATAagttacaaatattaaaataaaattaaaagcttttaatgctcattttttacttcaaaaaataaatgtaagcgAAATGAAGTTAAATAAGCTATCGAACACATTTCTGCTACACAGATTTATAGAGGAGAATCCGTACCATCGCATTTGgacaaatttcacaaatttttattgtacttACTGCAAATAACTTCACattatcaacaaaaaatatggttttcaatttgaaatttttattaaaattgaattgaaaacaaaaatcgatgaattaaatttgaaatgataAATGAAGTTTCACTACATCACATTTATGAATTagtttatttcaatattcattAAATCGTGCGGTTAAAAACGTTCATTATATGataattatgtgtatatatttactgaCAGTGTGTTGAGCACATTTTATGGTAGACTTTTGGATTTACAACGggctttaattttaatttcaaagaaaCAGTAATTTATGATACAAAATGGTGACTGTGCAGTTATGAGAATGTTGAATTAGAGATTTTTAGAGATTTCTTATGTATGATGTTATAAATGGATATTGATGTTTGTGACTTTAATCATTGTTGTAATTGAATTGATTGCTTTGATGTGCAAattgcacttacatatgtatgtatgtttatcttAAGTCTGATGTGATGGGATGTGATGTGCGAGACATTTTTTCTCATAGATAATTATgcgttatattttattaaaatgggTTGATTGTGAATATCTGCTTTCTACGATGTCTTATTGAGTTCTTAATCCTGTTTCACGCCATTCGTTTGTGGTTGTGTGGCAGCTGCTAATTCACTATCTTTCCGACTTGTCTGtaatttgaatataattctATAGTATACATTTCAATTGTCTTTATTTGAGGTTTATATACCTGATACCATACAACAAGTCGTCCGCCTAGCATGAATGTAAATACAAGCGCCGGTCCAGATCGTTCGAAGGGATCACTGACC
Protein-coding regions in this window:
- the LOC105224454 gene encoding transmembrane protein 182: MQKSSHIARQDSQEQLPTTHYKVVVPSMKRRTLAGTCGVGVFVIAFVAIVISFATPNWLASDDRITGAKLNRLGLWVHCFRSLPDVNDDSQRRFFVGCRWVYDPFTTGYDEIRGFLLPAFMIATQFFYTLAFIGALVSCVGVLVFFLCAGPDQKHFVTLIKLIGYVMLGTGVSAAIAVIVFACFGNRNGWMPEHANNWFGWSFVLACVGTVFSLVTGILFLTEQNVQAKKRKQFKESQTRFELVQGKA
- the LOC105224453 gene encoding vacuolar protein sorting-associated protein VTA1 homolog, with translation MEFPPCPASLKQIQHFLKIAQEHDSRDIVVAYWARLYALQIGLKISKQQPDETKLLLAIMDWLENTKKQQTENEAITNEVAAQAHLENYALKLFLYADKQDRDSNFGKNVVKAFYSSGVIYDVLQTFGELSEESIHNRKYAKWKAAYIHNCLKNGETPIPGPMPDGDDEFAPEGGAIGGNGGGSADGEGDPEITAIPQDPPAEEEVGLAPIPDPSPPQSPPPTVDEVLNNPNKLPSPPVDEEKPGGFEPYVPQAQPSRIYIPPTPVADLQLTPEQIMKAQKYTKYAGTALNFDDVKTAIDNLQKALKLLTTGEDS